A portion of the Pseudoxanthomonas sp. JBR18 genome contains these proteins:
- a CDS encoding exodeoxyribonuclease III, protein MRIISFNANGLRSAASKGFFDWFNEQDADVLCVQETKAQEHQLTGPAFLPAGYKAWFRDATTKKGYSGVAIYSRREPDEVRTALGWEAFDEEGRYIEARYGNLSVVSFYIPSGSSGEVRQDYKFKVMDWLRPILDQWLASGRDYVLCGDWNIVRSALDIKNWKSNQKNSGCLPPERDWLNGLCADQAADADLASGRGWVDVYRALHPAGEDYTWWSNRGQARANNVGWRIDYQFATPSLRERLQGCAIYRAERFSDHAPFIVDYAQ, encoded by the coding sequence ATGCGCATCATCAGCTTCAACGCCAACGGCCTGCGTTCGGCCGCCTCCAAGGGCTTTTTCGACTGGTTCAACGAGCAGGACGCCGACGTGCTGTGCGTCCAGGAGACCAAGGCCCAGGAGCACCAGCTCACCGGGCCGGCGTTCCTGCCGGCCGGCTACAAGGCCTGGTTTCGCGACGCCACCACCAAGAAGGGCTACTCGGGTGTGGCGATCTACAGCCGCCGCGAGCCGGACGAAGTGCGCACCGCGCTGGGCTGGGAGGCCTTCGACGAGGAGGGGCGCTACATCGAGGCGCGCTACGGCAACCTGAGCGTCGTGTCGTTCTATATCCCGTCCGGCTCGTCGGGCGAGGTGCGCCAGGACTACAAGTTCAAGGTGATGGACTGGCTGCGGCCGATCCTGGATCAGTGGCTGGCCAGTGGCCGCGACTACGTGCTGTGCGGGGACTGGAACATCGTGCGCAGCGCGCTGGATATCAAGAACTGGAAATCCAATCAGAAGAACTCCGGCTGCCTGCCACCGGAGCGCGACTGGCTCAACGGCCTGTGCGCCGACCAGGCAGCCGATGCCGACCTGGCCAGTGGGCGCGGCTGGGTCGATGTCTATCGCGCGCTGCATCCGGCCGGTGAGGACTACACTTGGTGGAGCAATCGCGGCCAGGCCCGGGCCAACAACGTGGGATGGCGCATCGATTACCAGTTCGCCACCCCGTCCCTGCGTGAGCGTCTGCAGGGCTGCGCGATCTATCGGGCCGAACGCTTCTCCGACCATGCGCCGTTCATCGTGGACTACGCGCAATGA
- the gloA gene encoding lactoylglutathione lyase, giving the protein MTFTSESHPGVKPPTADTEGFVLNHTMLRVKDPAVSLAYYTHVFGMSLLRKLDFPEMKFSLYFLARLNDEDQVPEDVGARTSWTFAQRGILELTHNWGTEDQADFAYHDGNAQPQGFGHICFAVPDLAKAVQWFDDNRVQYVKRPEQGRMKDVAFVKDPDGYWIEIVQPSLNANLGR; this is encoded by the coding sequence ATGACCTTCACTTCCGAATCCCACCCCGGCGTCAAGCCGCCGACCGCCGACACCGAAGGTTTCGTGCTCAACCACACGATGCTGCGGGTCAAGGACCCGGCGGTGTCGCTGGCCTATTACACGCATGTGTTCGGCATGAGCCTGCTGCGCAAGCTCGACTTCCCGGAGATGAAGTTCTCGCTTTACTTCCTGGCCCGGCTCAATGACGAGGACCAGGTGCCTGAGGATGTCGGCGCACGCACCAGTTGGACCTTCGCCCAGCGCGGGATCCTGGAGCTGACCCACAACTGGGGCACCGAGGACCAGGCCGATTTCGCCTACCACGACGGCAACGCGCAGCCGCAGGGCTTCGGCCACATCTGCTTTGCCGTGCCGGATCTGGCCAAGGCGGTGCAGTGGTTCGACGACAACAGGGTTCAATACGTCAAGCGGCCCGAGCAGGGCAGGATGAAGGACGTGGCCTTCGTGAAGGACCCGGACGGCTACTGGATCGAGATCGTCCAGCCCAGCCTTAACGCCAATCTGGGCCGTTGA
- the pyrE gene encoding orotate phosphoribosyltransferase, with amino-acid sequence MSDHRSRFLQLALRANALRFGEFTLKSGRLSPYFFNAGRFDSGAAMAELAVCYADAIEAAGVEFDLLFGPAYKGIPLATALGVEFARRGRDLPLAFNRKEAKDHGEGGTLIGAPLDERRVLIVDDVITAGTAIREALALIDTAGGRPAGIVVALDRQEILNEAGERRSAAQSVAAETGVPVIAVASLQDLLAFAGENAELVGHREQLLAYRARYGSAAT; translated from the coding sequence ATGTCCGACCATCGCTCGCGCTTCCTGCAGCTGGCCCTGCGCGCCAACGCGCTGCGCTTTGGTGAGTTCACCCTCAAGTCCGGGCGCCTGAGCCCGTATTTCTTCAACGCCGGGCGCTTCGACAGTGGCGCGGCCATGGCCGAGCTGGCCGTCTGCTATGCCGATGCCATCGAGGCGGCGGGCGTCGAGTTCGACCTGCTGTTTGGGCCTGCCTACAAGGGCATCCCGCTGGCCACGGCGCTGGGCGTGGAATTTGCCCGCCGCGGGCGCGATCTGCCGCTGGCCTTCAACCGCAAGGAGGCCAAGGACCATGGCGAAGGCGGCACCCTGATCGGCGCGCCGCTGGACGAGCGCCGGGTGCTGATCGTCGACGACGTGATCACCGCAGGCACCGCCATCCGCGAGGCCCTGGCCCTGATCGACACCGCCGGCGGCCGCCCGGCCGGCATCGTGGTGGCGCTGGACCGCCAGGAAATCCTGAACGAGGCCGGCGAGCGGCGCTCTGCCGCCCAGAGCGTAGCCGCCGAGACCGGCGTGCCGGTGATCGCCGTGGCCAGCCTGCAGGACCTGCTTGCATTCGCCGGGGAAAACGCCGAACTTGTCGGCCATCGCGAGCAGTTGCTGGCCTATCGGGCCCGTTACGGCTCGGCCGCGACGTAA
- a CDS encoding GMC family oxidoreductase: protein MGEYDNKKTYANTDDSVVVVIGSGAGGGTLANELAQKGIDVVLLEAGALHTPGDFIADEWPSFQQLAWTDMRTVTGDWRVARDFPNLPAWICKTVGGTSVHWAGASLRFDAHEFRARSTYGDLDGAQLLDWPVTLEEMAPYYTLAEKKMGITRTEGLPGLPGNNNFKVMYNGATKAGYKDVSTGRMAINPVVRDGRTHCMQRGFCFQGCRYSAKWSTLYTEIPKGLATGHLELRTGAHVSRIEHDARGEVSAVVYFDKDGKEQRQKARIVAVAGNSIETPRLLLNSASGTFDTGLANSSDQVGRNYMRHTTGSVWGVFDEPVHMFRGTTMAGIVRDEARHDPSRGFVGGYELETISLGPAFMAAFFNPGGWGSEFTEAMDSYARMAGMWIVGEDMPRASNRVTLNGDVKDQWGIPVANVHYDDHANDNAMREHAFKAGEKIYMAAGAKRTYRTPPYPSTHNLGTCRMSAKAADGVVNKHGQSHDIANLFVSDGSQFTTSAAENPTLTIVTLAIRQAEYIAAQMQARAV, encoded by the coding sequence ATGGGCGAATACGACAACAAGAAGACCTACGCCAACACCGACGACAGCGTGGTGGTGGTCATCGGGTCCGGCGCCGGCGGCGGCACCCTGGCCAACGAACTGGCCCAGAAGGGCATCGATGTGGTGCTACTGGAAGCTGGGGCCCTGCACACCCCGGGCGACTTCATCGCCGATGAGTGGCCGTCCTTCCAGCAGCTCGCCTGGACCGACATGCGCACGGTCACCGGCGACTGGCGCGTGGCACGCGACTTTCCCAACCTGCCGGCTTGGATCTGCAAGACCGTCGGCGGCACCTCGGTGCACTGGGCCGGCGCCAGCTTGCGCTTCGATGCGCACGAGTTTCGCGCGCGCAGCACCTATGGCGACCTGGACGGTGCGCAACTGCTCGACTGGCCGGTAACGCTGGAAGAGATGGCGCCGTACTACACGCTGGCCGAGAAGAAGATGGGCATCACCCGCACCGAAGGCCTGCCTGGCCTGCCGGGCAACAACAACTTCAAGGTGATGTACAATGGCGCGACCAAGGCCGGCTACAAGGACGTCAGCACCGGTCGCATGGCGATCAACCCGGTGGTGCGCGATGGGCGCACGCACTGCATGCAGCGTGGGTTCTGCTTCCAGGGCTGCCGTTACAGCGCCAAGTGGTCGACGCTGTATACCGAGATCCCCAAGGGTCTGGCCACCGGGCACCTGGAACTGCGTACCGGCGCGCATGTCTCACGCATCGAGCACGATGCCAGGGGCGAGGTCAGCGCGGTGGTGTACTTCGACAAGGACGGCAAGGAACAGCGCCAGAAGGCGCGCATCGTCGCGGTGGCCGGCAACTCCATCGAGACCCCGCGCCTGCTGCTGAATTCGGCCTCCGGCACCTTCGATACCGGCCTAGCCAACAGCTCCGACCAGGTCGGCCGCAACTACATGCGCCACACCACCGGTAGCGTCTGGGGCGTGTTCGACGAGCCGGTGCACATGTTCCGCGGCACCACCATGGCCGGCATCGTGCGTGACGAAGCCCGGCATGATCCATCGCGCGGCTTTGTCGGTGGCTACGAACTGGAAACCATCTCCCTGGGACCGGCGTTCATGGCGGCGTTCTTCAATCCGGGCGGCTGGGGCTCGGAGTTCACCGAGGCCATGGACAGCTATGCGCGAATGGCGGGGATGTGGATCGTTGGCGAGGACATGCCTCGAGCGAGCAACCGGGTGACCCTCAACGGCGACGTGAAGGATCAGTGGGGCATTCCGGTGGCCAACGTGCACTACGACGACCATGCCAATGACAACGCGATGCGCGAGCATGCGTTCAAGGCGGGCGAGAAAATCTACATGGCTGCCGGCGCCAAGCGCACCTATCGCACGCCGCCTTATCCGTCCACGCACAACCTGGGCACCTGTCGCATGAGTGCCAAGGCGGCCGATGGGGTGGTGAACAAGCATGGCCAGAGCCATGACATCGCCAACCTGTTCGTGTCCGACGGCAGCCAATTCACCACCTCGGCCGCGGAAAACCCGACGCTAACGATCGTGACCCTGGCCATCCGCCAGGCCGAGTACATCGCCGCGCAGATGCAGGCACGCGCCGTGTAG
- a CDS encoding anhydro-N-acetylmuramic acid kinase: MARKAAPGDLYLGLISGTSADGIDAALVRFDPDPQLVLGRTYRWDDALRARLIELGQGGEATSLDELGELDVQVALAFAHAAGRLVSQAGLEPKQVRAIGSHGQTVRHRPEGAFPFTWQMGDGNVIAERTGISTVADFRRRDVAAGGHGAPLMPAFHAAMLHSAQEDRAVLNLGGIGNLTLLPSQGEIRGFDTGPANALLDAWCERHTGQAFDAGGAFAASGQVDADLLERLLDEPWFALPPPKSTGREQFHLDWVDAKLGDATLAPADVQATLVELSALTVAEALRATQAETKRVMVCGGGVHNPLLMQRLALRLVGMTVESTEVHGLHPDYVEAMGFAWLARETLAGRPGNLPSVSGAKGLRVLGALYPA; encoded by the coding sequence CTGGCGCGCAAGGCCGCGCCAGGCGACCTCTATCTCGGCCTGATCTCCGGAACGAGTGCCGACGGAATCGACGCGGCCCTGGTCCGCTTCGACCCCGATCCGCAGCTCGTGCTGGGCCGCACCTATCGCTGGGACGACGCGCTGCGCGCCCGCCTGATCGAGCTGGGCCAGGGCGGCGAGGCGACTTCGCTGGACGAACTGGGCGAGCTGGACGTGCAGGTGGCCCTGGCCTTTGCCCATGCCGCCGGACGCCTGGTCTCTCAGGCCGGGCTTGAACCCAAGCAGGTGCGCGCGATCGGATCGCATGGGCAAACCGTCCGCCATCGCCCTGAAGGGGCCTTCCCTTTCACCTGGCAGATGGGCGACGGCAACGTGATTGCAGAGCGCACCGGCATTTCCACGGTGGCCGATTTCCGCCGCCGCGACGTGGCCGCTGGCGGGCATGGCGCGCCACTGATGCCCGCCTTCCACGCCGCCATGCTGCACAGCGCCCAGGAAGACCGCGCGGTGCTGAACCTGGGCGGCATCGGCAACCTGACCTTGCTGCCCAGCCAGGGCGAGATCCGTGGATTCGACACCGGCCCGGCCAATGCCCTGCTCGATGCCTGGTGCGAGCGCCACACCGGACAGGCCTTCGACGCGGGTGGCGCGTTTGCGGCCAGTGGCCAGGTCGATGCCGACCTGCTCGAGCGCCTGCTGGACGAGCCCTGGTTCGCCCTTCCTCCGCCGAAGAGCACGGGACGTGAGCAGTTCCACCTGGACTGGGTGGACGCCAAGCTGGGAGACGCGACGCTGGCGCCGGCCGACGTGCAGGCCACGCTGGTGGAGCTGAGCGCACTGACCGTCGCCGAGGCGTTGCGCGCGACCCAGGCCGAGACCAAGCGGGTCATGGTCTGCGGAGGCGGTGTCCACAATCCGCTGCTGATGCAGCGCCTGGCCTTGCGCCTGGTCGGCATGACGGTCGAGTCGACCGAGGTCCACGGCCTGCATCCGGACTACGTGGAGGCGATGGGCTTTGCCTGGCTGGCCCGCGAAACCCTGGCCGGCCGACCGGGCAACCTTCCCAGTGTCAGTGGCGCCAAGGGCCTGCGCGTGCTGGGCGCGCTCTACCCCGCGTAA
- a CDS encoding ribbon-helix-helix domain-containing protein — MCHVYASTEPSRYESTTRSVRLQGYVTSVRLENEFWGILDLLAADQSMTTARFISKLYDEVTADKGGVSNLASMLRVACAVYLHGQAELARAAEPVRVRA, encoded by the coding sequence ATGTGTCATGTCTATGCGTCGACCGAGCCGTCGCGCTATGAGAGCACCACCCGTTCGGTCCGCCTGCAGGGTTACGTGACCAGCGTGCGGCTCGAGAACGAGTTCTGGGGCATCCTCGATCTCCTCGCCGCGGATCAGTCGATGACGACCGCGCGTTTCATCAGCAAGCTCTATGACGAGGTCACCGCCGACAAGGGCGGCGTGTCCAATCTGGCCTCGATGCTGCGCGTGGCCTGCGCCGTTTACCTGCACGGCCAGGCCGAACTGGCACGCGCCGCCGAGCCAGTGCGCGTTCGCGCCTGA
- a CDS encoding phosphomannomutase/phosphoglucomutase — protein sequence MAGSKLGNAKQDSTQKILLLSVLLILLAGWFGWSGWVQMREDARHDALIEARDAAVTALTQTIKRQTDRLNERVASPAMQAAVAADDTVAVGAAIQSGWPEVQSVALLPIELQQAYADAATFGYSRLALLESAAQAKGAVVRAVRDGKDTGLGMAVPVSSRLLYVRLPITLLTGALDQARVSDAYLGLRQGDYTLREIGQTDLSGSADALSRPVGSSGLRVVAGLPAKTEGPMGLGAMPCLIVAGLLVVLAILVALLAMGRLKVPKLARKGAGEEEDSGLTLGQALQVGASAPPSPGAPGTPAETPAAAAASAEAAVVAKAARSVTVDPGIFRAYDIRGVVGKTLSVPVAELIGQAIGSVMAEQGLTEVVVARDGRLSGPEMSSALIEGLRKAGRDVIDIGMVPTPVAYFAAFHLRTGTCVAVTGSHNPPDYNGFKVVIGGETLSGATITDLYSRISENRLHSAERGNLQQREVAEDYVQRIAEDVQLARPLKVVVDAGNGVAGELAPILMEAIGAEVVPLYCDIDGTFPNHHPDPSEPDNLKDLEQTVKRFDADIGLAFDGDGDRLGVVTKAGRVVFPDRLLMLFAADVLERNPGAMVIYDVKCTGGLQGWVLRNGGTPLMWQTGHSLIKAKMRETGAELAGEMSGHFFFQERWYGFDDGLYAAARLLEILAARDETPDEVLDALPDSVSTPEIKVPVASGDAHAIVEQFLASAQFDGARLSTIDGLRADWDDGWGLIRASNTTPILVLRFEGENTAALERVRSAFREQLKAVAPDLTLTF from the coding sequence ATGGCCGGATCGAAACTGGGGAACGCCAAGCAGGATTCGACGCAGAAGATCCTGCTGCTGTCGGTCCTGTTGATACTGCTGGCTGGATGGTTCGGCTGGAGTGGCTGGGTGCAGATGCGCGAGGACGCGCGCCATGACGCGCTGATCGAAGCACGCGATGCCGCGGTCACCGCGCTGACGCAGACCATCAAGCGTCAGACCGATCGTCTCAACGAGCGCGTGGCCAGCCCGGCCATGCAGGCCGCCGTGGCGGCCGATGACACCGTGGCCGTCGGCGCGGCCATCCAGAGCGGCTGGCCGGAGGTGCAGAGCGTGGCCCTGCTGCCGATCGAGCTGCAGCAGGCCTATGCCGATGCGGCCACGTTCGGCTACAGCCGCCTGGCGCTGCTGGAGTCGGCCGCACAGGCCAAGGGTGCGGTGGTACGCGCCGTGCGCGATGGCAAGGACACCGGCCTGGGCATGGCGGTGCCGGTGAGTTCGCGCTTGCTCTATGTGCGCCTGCCGATCACCCTGCTGACCGGCGCGCTGGACCAGGCCCGCGTGTCTGACGCCTACCTCGGCCTGCGGCAGGGAGACTACACACTGCGCGAGATCGGGCAGACCGATCTGTCCGGCAGCGCCGATGCGCTGTCACGCCCGGTGGGTAGCTCCGGTCTGCGCGTGGTCGCGGGATTGCCGGCCAAGACCGAGGGTCCGATGGGTCTGGGCGCGATGCCCTGCCTGATCGTGGCGGGGCTGCTGGTGGTGCTGGCCATCCTGGTGGCGCTGCTGGCCATGGGCCGGCTCAAGGTGCCCAAGCTGGCGCGCAAGGGCGCAGGCGAGGAAGAGGATTCGGGCCTGACCCTGGGCCAGGCCCTGCAGGTCGGGGCGTCTGCGCCGCCCTCGCCGGGCGCGCCCGGGACCCCCGCCGAGACCCCGGCCGCCGCAGCCGCGAGCGCCGAGGCCGCTGTCGTGGCCAAGGCCGCGCGTTCGGTCACGGTGGATCCGGGCATCTTCCGCGCCTATGACATCCGCGGCGTGGTCGGCAAGACCCTGAGCGTGCCGGTGGCCGAACTCATCGGCCAGGCGATCGGCTCGGTGATGGCCGAGCAGGGCCTGACCGAAGTGGTCGTGGCCCGCGACGGCCGCCTGTCCGGCCCGGAAATGTCCTCGGCCCTGATCGAAGGCCTGCGCAAGGCTGGCCGCGATGTGATCGACATCGGCATGGTGCCCACGCCGGTGGCGTACTTCGCGGCGTTCCACCTGCGCACCGGCACCTGCGTGGCGGTCACCGGCAGTCACAACCCCCCGGACTACAACGGCTTCAAGGTCGTGATCGGCGGCGAGACCCTCTCCGGCGCCACCATCACCGACCTGTACTCGCGGATCAGCGAGAACCGTCTGCACAGCGCCGAGCGCGGCAACCTGCAGCAGCGCGAAGTGGCCGAGGACTACGTCCAGCGCATTGCCGAGGACGTGCAGCTGGCCCGTCCCCTCAAGGTGGTGGTCGATGCCGGCAATGGCGTGGCCGGCGAGCTGGCACCGATCCTCATGGAGGCGATCGGCGCCGAGGTGGTGCCGCTGTATTGCGACATCGACGGCACCTTCCCCAACCACCATCCCGATCCGAGCGAGCCGGACAACCTCAAGGACCTGGAACAGACGGTCAAGCGCTTCGATGCCGATATCGGCCTGGCCTTCGACGGCGATGGCGACCGGCTCGGCGTGGTGACCAAGGCCGGCCGCGTGGTGTTCCCCGATCGCCTGCTGATGCTGTTCGCGGCCGACGTGCTCGAGCGCAATCCCGGTGCGATGGTGATCTACGACGTCAAATGCACCGGTGGCCTGCAGGGCTGGGTCCTGCGCAACGGCGGGACGCCGCTGATGTGGCAGACCGGGCATTCGCTGATCAAGGCCAAGATGCGCGAGACCGGCGCCGAGCTGGCCGGTGAGATGAGTGGCCATTTCTTCTTCCAGGAGCGCTGGTACGGGTTCGACGACGGCCTGTATGCGGCGGCGCGTCTGCTGGAGATCCTGGCGGCCCGCGACGAGACCCCGGACGAGGTGCTCGACGCCTTACCCGACAGTGTGTCGACTCCCGAGATCAAGGTCCCGGTCGCCAGTGGGGATGCGCATGCGATCGTCGAGCAGTTCCTGGCGTCGGCCCAGTTCGATGGCGCGCGGCTGTCCACCATCGATGGCCTGCGCGCGGACTGGGACGACGGCTGGGGTCTGATCCGGGCATCCAACACCACGCCGATCCTGGTCCTGCGCTTCGAGGGAGAGAACACCGCCGCGCTGGAGCGGGTCCGCTCCGCCTTCCGCGAGCAGCTCAAGGCCGTCGCGCCGGACCTGACGCTCACGTTCTAG
- the dut gene encoding dUTP diphosphatase, with product MSLPMEVKLLDPRFGDSWPLPAYATAASAGMDLRAALETSLTLAPGESALVPSGIAIHLGDPNLCAVVLPRSGLGHRHGIVLGNGTGLIDADYQGPLLISLWNRSAESFVIQPGDRVAQLVVLPIARVQLKIVDTFVESARGEGGFGHTGVR from the coding sequence ATGAGCCTGCCCATGGAAGTGAAACTGCTCGACCCGCGCTTCGGCGACAGCTGGCCGCTGCCGGCCTATGCCACCGCCGCGTCTGCCGGGATGGACCTGCGCGCGGCCCTGGAAACGTCGCTGACGCTGGCCCCGGGCGAGTCGGCGCTGGTCCCCAGCGGCATCGCCATCCACTTGGGCGATCCCAACCTGTGTGCCGTGGTGCTGCCGCGCTCGGGCCTGGGGCATCGCCACGGCATCGTGCTGGGCAACGGCACCGGCCTGATCGATGCCGACTATCAGGGCCCCCTGCTGATCAGCCTGTGGAATCGCAGCGCGGAGTCCTTCGTGATCCAGCCCGGGGACCGCGTCGCGCAGTTGGTGGTGTTGCCCATCGCGCGCGTTCAGTTGAAGATCGTGGATACTTTCGTAGAAAGCGCGCGTGGAGAAGGGGGCTTTGGCCACACGGGCGTCCGCTGA
- a CDS encoding acetoin reductase, producing the protein MNAASSNRVALVTGAGRGIGKAIALRLADDGLDVAINDVPANQSLAEKTAEEIHAKGVRSTVALADVSKEADVTAMVDAVTKDLGKLDVMVANAGIANVTSLLEVDVETWDRIMSVNLRGAFLCYTAAARQMIKQGGGGKIIGAASIVAYRPFALLGPYSASKWGVRGLTQAAAMEWAKHKITVNAYCPGIVGTDMWELIDEKLASEEGMQKGEALKKYSEAIALGRVSVPQDVAQFVSYLASPDSDYMTGQSVMIDGGIQFS; encoded by the coding sequence ATGAATGCAGCAAGCTCCAATCGCGTCGCCCTGGTCACCGGTGCCGGTCGCGGCATCGGCAAGGCCATCGCCCTGCGCCTGGCCGACGATGGCCTGGATGTGGCGATCAACGACGTCCCCGCCAACCAGTCCCTGGCCGAGAAGACCGCCGAGGAGATCCACGCCAAAGGCGTGCGCAGCACCGTTGCCTTGGCCGACGTCTCCAAGGAGGCCGATGTGACCGCGATGGTCGATGCGGTGACCAAGGACCTGGGAAAGCTGGACGTGATGGTCGCCAACGCCGGCATCGCCAACGTCACCTCGCTGCTGGAGGTCGATGTGGAGACCTGGGACCGCATCATGTCGGTCAACCTGCGCGGGGCCTTCCTGTGCTACACGGCCGCGGCGCGGCAGATGATCAAGCAGGGCGGTGGTGGCAAGATCATCGGTGCTGCCTCGATCGTGGCCTATCGCCCGTTCGCGCTGCTGGGCCCGTATTCGGCTTCCAAGTGGGGCGTGCGGGGCCTGACCCAGGCCGCGGCCATGGAGTGGGCCAAACACAAGATCACCGTCAACGCGTATTGCCCGGGCATCGTCGGGACCGACATGTGGGAACTGATCGACGAGAAGCTCGCCTCCGAGGAGGGCATGCAGAAGGGCGAGGCACTCAAGAAGTATTCCGAGGCCATTGCGCTGGGGCGTGTCTCGGTGCCCCAGGATGTCGCACAATTTGTGTCCTATCTAGCCTCGCCCGATTCGGACTACATGACCGGCCAGTCGGTGATGATCGACGGCGGGATCCAGTTCTCCTGA
- a CDS encoding MFS transporter gives MSDRKAPAPARRYKGWRGIRDAFGTPSALTMALLGFGSGLPFLLIASQTLSTRLRDVGLQLGEIGLISLASFFYLLKFAWAPLIDRYRLPLLAGLGRRRSWLLAAQVLVTVSLFALGAMRPELGVGGLVAWVLVGSFAGATQDSVVDAYRIEIAPESAQAALAATYILGYRVALIVSGAGALYLAQFEGWRIAYFGMAALMLIPVLTTLLSREPVQPEATVVRRIDFAGAFWQPIVSFFTTNGWKLALGLLLFVGLYKFPDQVIGVMAGPFYLDSGFTKADIATVSKLFGVWMSIVGAFGGGVAIAAFGFRRMLLVAALAVALSNLAFLLMAQHPGQLWAFYAALSADNFSQGFAGTVLVAFMSSLTDRNFTATQYALLVSLANLPGKFVGGVSGYIVEATSYSAFFTLSALTVIPTLGLLAWLWRRIKEPESRTGAAPEAHDRPAHP, from the coding sequence ATGAGCGATCGCAAGGCGCCTGCCCCGGCGCGGCGCTACAAGGGCTGGCGTGGCATCCGCGACGCCTTCGGCACGCCCTCGGCGCTGACCATGGCCCTGTTGGGCTTCGGCAGCGGCCTGCCGTTCCTGCTGATCGCCTCGCAGACCCTGTCCACGCGCCTGCGCGACGTGGGCCTGCAGCTGGGCGAGATCGGCCTGATCAGCCTGGCCAGCTTCTTCTACCTGCTCAAGTTCGCCTGGGCGCCGCTGATCGACCGCTACCGGTTGCCGCTGCTGGCCGGGCTGGGCCGACGTCGCTCGTGGCTGCTGGCTGCGCAGGTCCTGGTCACCGTCAGCCTGTTCGCCCTGGGCGCGATGCGTCCGGAGCTGGGTGTGGGCGGGCTGGTGGCCTGGGTGCTGGTGGGGTCCTTCGCCGGGGCGACGCAGGATTCGGTGGTCGACGCCTACCGGATCGAGATCGCGCCGGAGAGCGCGCAGGCCGCGCTGGCGGCGACCTACATCCTCGGCTACCGCGTGGCGCTGATCGTCAGCGGTGCCGGCGCGCTGTACCTGGCCCAGTTCGAGGGCTGGCGCATCGCCTACTTCGGTATGGCCGCGCTGATGCTCATCCCGGTGCTCACCACGCTGCTCAGTCGTGAGCCGGTGCAGCCGGAGGCCACCGTGGTGCGCCGGATCGACTTCGCCGGGGCGTTCTGGCAGCCGATCGTGAGCTTCTTCACCACCAATGGCTGGAAGCTGGCGCTGGGCCTGCTGCTGTTCGTCGGGCTGTACAAGTTTCCGGACCAGGTGATCGGGGTGATGGCCGGCCCGTTCTACCTGGACTCGGGCTTCACCAAGGCCGACATCGCCACGGTCTCCAAGCTGTTCGGGGTGTGGATGAGCATCGTGGGGGCCTTCGGCGGGGGCGTGGCGATCGCCGCCTTCGGCTTCCGGCGGATGCTGCTGGTGGCGGCGCTGGCCGTGGCCCTGTCCAACCTGGCCTTCCTGCTGATGGCCCAGCACCCGGGACAGCTGTGGGCCTTCTACGCGGCGTTGAGCGCGGACAATTTCTCGCAGGGCTTTGCCGGCACGGTGCTGGTGGCGTTCATGTCCTCGCTGACCGACCGCAATTTCACCGCGACCCAGTACGCCCTGCTGGTCTCATTGGCCAATCTGCCGGGCAAGTTCGTGGGCGGCGTGTCGGGCTATATCGTCGAGGCGACGTCCTATTCAGCCTTCTTCACCCTGAGCGCGCTGACGGTGATCCCCACCCTGGGCTTGCTTGCGTGGCTGTGGCGTCGTATCAAGGAGCCCGAATCCAGGACAGGCGCTGCCCCCGAAGCCCATGACCGACCTGCTCATCCGTGA